The sequence below is a genomic window from Flagellimonas marinaquae.
GCTCGACATCGGTAAAGTGGTCCTCAAAAAAATAGAAACCTTGTAATGTATCCGCCTGTTTAATGTAGGGCGATCTTAGAATACGGTCCCAACTCCAATGTTGATTGATAGGACGTTCTTTTCTGTTCAGATCCTCTACGGGTACCAAATCCTTATCCAAAAATCCATCTTGTTGCAAATAGACGCCGTGTTGCTCGGAATAAGGGAGGTACATTTGGTCGGCCACTTTTTTCCACAACCCTGTTTCATCGTTGGTCAACTTGGTTTTGTCCAAAATCCTTTTATAGTCGCTCGTGTAGTTTTGTTGTACATGATCCAACTGTTCCAAGGCATACTCCAAACACCATTTGGCAATGTAGTTGGTGTACCAGTTGTTGTTTACATTGTTTTCGTATTCGTTAGGCCCGGTTACCCCAAGCATTACGTATTTGTTACGATTGGTGGACCAGTTGACCCTTTGTTGCCAAAAACGGGCAATACCGATCAGTACTTCCAACCCCATTTCTGGAATATAGGTATGGTCTTGAGTGTAACGGGTGTAGTTAAAAATGGCAAATGCAATAGCGCCGTTTCTGTGGATTTCTTCAAAAGTAATTTCCCATTCATTATGGCATTCTTCACCGTTCATGGTAACCATAGGGTAAAGTGCGGCACCGTTTTTAAAACCCAGTTTTTCCGCGTTTTCTATGGCCCTTTCCAAATGGTTGTAACGATATTTCAATAGTTTTCGCGCTACGTCTTGGTTTTTGGTCGCCATGTAGAACGGTATGCAGTAAGCTTCGGTGTCCCAGTAGGTACTCCCTCCATATTTTTCTCCAGTGAATCCTTTGGGACCAATGTTTAATCGAGAATCTGTGCCCGTATAGGTTTGGTTCAATTGGAAGATGTTAAAACGTATGCCCTGCTGTGCCTTCACATCGCCTTCGATGTGGATATCGCTCATTTCCCAAACGCTCGCCCAGGCTTTTTTTTGTTCGTCCAAGAGCGCATCAAACCCTAAGGAAAAAACTTGGTCCAATAAGGTGTTGGATACTTTTTTTAATTGATCTGCTTCGTGGTTTCTGTCTACAGTGTAGCCTCCAAATTTTATTAAAGCGACCTGTTCGCCCTTTTTTACTTTTTGAGAGAATTCAAATCCGACGGACAATTCACTTTCATTGATCGAATCGGGTGCTTCCTTGGTAGTATTGCCATACACCATTTTTGCCTGCATAAAAGTGCAGACCTTAAAGTTGGTTTTCATGGTTTGGGATTCGATGAATGCCCTGTTCTTTTCCGAGCTAATTTTGGTAGTGTTCCAAAACTTGTCGTCCCAGTTACTATCTTCGTTGGTTATACCTGCATCGAGATAGGGTTTTAAAACAACTTCGGCATCCGTATTAATGGGTTTGATCTCAAATTTAATGGCACCAACTTCATCCTGTACTAAACTTAAAAAACGGGTGGCAATCACTTCGATTTCCACATTGTTTGGGGTGGTCGCGACAAAATTTCGTCGGTACCATCCTTCTTTCATGTTGAGCTCTCGTTTAAAATTTTTGATATGGGAGCACGTGGCCAAATCCAAAGGTATTCCATCGATTTCCATATCGATACCGATCCAATTGGGTGCGTTCAATACCTTGGCGAAATATTCCGGGTAGCCATTTTTCCACCAACCAACACGGGTTTTATCGGGATAATATACCCCGGCAATATAACTACCTTGAAAAGTGGGCCCAGAATAGGTCTCTTCAAAATTTGCGCGTTGCCCCATGGCACCATTTCCTATACTAAAAAGGCTTTCGGAAGATTTAACACGATCCTTGTCGAATCCTTCTTCAATTATGCTCCATGCATTTGGTTGTATATAGTCTTGATTCATTTTTGCTGTTGATTGATGTTTATAGTATTTTGAATATTAAGTGTTCTTTATCTGAGTGTTAGCTCAATCGGGAATATAGGAAAATCAATTATAACTCTAGTGCTTTATCGTCCGTATCCTCTACTTTTAAAACAAGTAGTGCAGCGATCAGAAAAGCAACACCACTTGTTACCAATGCATAAATGGGCTGGCCATTATAAAAGTACTTTACAATGGGGCCGCCGATCAATGCATTTATAATTTGTGGTATTACAATAAAAAAATTGAAAATGCCCATATATACGCCCATTTTTTGCGGGGGAATGGCCCCGGCCAATATTGCATAGGGCATTGCCAAAATACTGGCCCAAGCAATTCCAATACCGAACATGGACAAAATGAGCCAATTTTCGTTGGGCATAATATAAATGGATAAAAACCCGAGCGCACCAATGATCAAAGAAATGCTATGGGTTTTTTTACGTCCTACCTTTTTGGCAATAGCCGGTAGAAAAAAGGCAAAAATTGCTGAGACCCCATTATATACTCCGAATAAAATGCCGACCCAATCCCCGGCATTTTGATAGGCAGAACTTTGGCTATTGTTGGGGTCCAAACCATAGATATGTTCGGCGATGGCCGGTGTGGCGAACACCCAAAGCCCAAACAAGCCGAACCAGGAAAAGAACTGCACCCAGCTCAATTGCCGCATGGTAACGGGCATTTTTGCAAAATCAGAAAAAATATCCAACAGACTGCTCTTTTCGTCAATAGTCTCTTTGTTGTTTTCTTGTTTGTTCAGCAGGGCCATTTCGGCTGGTGTATATTCCTTTGTGGTGAATACGGTTATGGCAACACTGGTAACAAGTACCAAGGCACCTATTACAAAGGAAATCAATAAATTCAATGGGACTTCCCCTGCAGTTGCAGTGTTGCTTATACCGACCCAGTTGGTCAGAACATAGGGCAACCAAGAACCTATTACTGCACCAATCCCGATCAAAACTGTTTGGACACTATAGCCCAGGGTGCGCTGATCGGAGGGCAACATATCCGCAATCAATGCCCTAAAAGGCTCCATTGCAATATTGAATGAGGCATCCATGATCATAAGCATACCTGCTCCGACCCAAAGCGATGGCATAATGGCCGTAAACATATCTGCGTTGGGCATTAGCACAAGCCCCAACGAAGCCAACAATGCACCTGTTAGAAAGTAGGGGCGGCGACGCCCAAGGCGTGTCCAAGTCTGATCGCTATAATGACCGACAATGGGTTGTACTATTAATCCTGTTAGTGGGGCAACGATCCAGAACCAGGAAAGTTCGTGCACATCGGCACCAAAACTTTGGAGTATTCTACTGGCGTTGGCATTTTGAAGGGCAAATCCCATTTGTATTCCTAGAAATCCAAAACTTAGGTTCCAGATTTCCCAGAAGCTTAATCGACGCTTTTGAAACATTGTAGTTGATATTTATTTCAAAGTTGGAACAGTTCGTCTGACCAACCAATATTTACCGGGAAGTAAAATTTAAGCGTTGACTGGGGTCAAAGGTACGTTTTTTTTAATTATTACAAGTTGTGCAACCTTTTTTACAGATCCTTAATTCAGCGTCGAGTCACGAAGAACAAGGTCGGTATGAACTATATGTGTGGTGTATTGTGGTTCTTGATGGTCTTCTTCCATTTTTTCCAGTCTATTGATTAGGGTCTCTGCAGCAAGCCTGCCCATTTGAATACCGTGTTGACTAATCGTGGTCAGGTGCGGTCTGGAACATTTGGATAAAATTCCATCCGAAAAACCGATGACCGAAATCTGTTCCGGTATCTCAATGCCTCTGGCCCGAGCTACATTCAACGCAGTGATCGCATAAATTTCGTTCACACCGAAAATGCCGTCAATATCTGGGTGATTTTCGAATACTTTATGAATTCTATCTTCCAATATCTTCTGGTCATCGTCGGAATCACCGACTTCTCCGATCCTAATGATCAAATCCTTATTG
It includes:
- a CDS encoding MFS transporter, whose protein sequence is MFQKRRLSFWEIWNLSFGFLGIQMGFALQNANASRILQSFGADVHELSWFWIVAPLTGLIVQPIVGHYSDQTWTRLGRRRPYFLTGALLASLGLVLMPNADMFTAIMPSLWVGAGMLMIMDASFNIAMEPFRALIADMLPSDQRTLGYSVQTVLIGIGAVIGSWLPYVLTNWVGISNTATAGEVPLNLLISFVIGALVLVTSVAITVFTTKEYTPAEMALLNKQENNKETIDEKSSLLDIFSDFAKMPVTMRQLSWVQFFSWFGLFGLWVFATPAIAEHIYGLDPNNSQSSAYQNAGDWVGILFGVYNGVSAIFAFFLPAIAKKVGRKKTHSISLIIGALGFLSIYIMPNENWLILSMFGIGIAWASILAMPYAILAGAIPPQKMGVYMGIFNFFIVIPQIINALIGGPIVKYFYNGQPIYALVTSGVAFLIAALLVLKVEDTDDKALEL
- a CDS encoding glycoside hydrolase family 65 protein, with the translated sequence MNQDYIQPNAWSIIEEGFDKDRVKSSESLFSIGNGAMGQRANFEETYSGPTFQGSYIAGVYYPDKTRVGWWKNGYPEYFAKVLNAPNWIGIDMEIDGIPLDLATCSHIKNFKRELNMKEGWYRRNFVATTPNNVEIEVIATRFLSLVQDEVGAIKFEIKPINTDAEVVLKPYLDAGITNEDSNWDDKFWNTTKISSEKNRAFIESQTMKTNFKVCTFMQAKMVYGNTTKEAPDSINESELSVGFEFSQKVKKGEQVALIKFGGYTVDRNHEADQLKKVSNTLLDQVFSLGFDALLDEQKKAWASVWEMSDIHIEGDVKAQQGIRFNIFQLNQTYTGTDSRLNIGPKGFTGEKYGGSTYWDTEAYCIPFYMATKNQDVARKLLKYRYNHLERAIENAEKLGFKNGAALYPMVTMNGEECHNEWEITFEEIHRNGAIAFAIFNYTRYTQDHTYIPEMGLEVLIGIARFWQQRVNWSTNRNKYVMLGVTGPNEYENNVNNNWYTNYIAKWCLEYALEQLDHVQQNYTSDYKRILDKTKLTNDETGLWKKVADQMYLPYSEQHGVYLQQDGFLDKDLVPVEDLNRKERPINQHWSWDRILRSPYIKQADTLQGFYFFEDHFTDVELEKHFDFYEPYTVHESSLSPCVHSVQAAKLDRMDQAYTFYLRTSRLDLDDYNKEVEEGLHITSMAGTWMSIVEGFGGMRIKNGKLSFAPKIPKQWEKYSFKINFRERILKVTVAQDGTTFDIDSGETLEILVNGESVKLG